One window of Branchiostoma lanceolatum isolate klBraLanc5 chromosome 8, klBraLanc5.hap2, whole genome shotgun sequence genomic DNA carries:
- the LOC136440488 gene encoding urotensin-2 receptor-like has product MTMSVGNATVLNSTAAQTPLPIHGAPLVSPSLPFILPVVFSAVYLVGLVGNVTVLLCVGRRGVRSSMCVYVLSLATADTVYLLGGPFFLASFLVQPRWVFGDVGCRLIVGLDTLTMLASIFTLTAMSADRFYAVMYPTQAISEGIQITSKSRWITCAVWIAALLITLPWSVCMSLHESEQGGELVEVCLLSWPSEVGYG; this is encoded by the exons ATGACGATGTCTGTCGGTAACGCGACGGTGCTGAACAGCACGGCTGCccagacccccctccccatccacgGCGCCCCGCTGGTGAGCCCTTCCCTCCCGTTCATCCTGCCGGTGGTGTTCTCGGCGGTGTACCTGGTGGGTCTGGTCGGGAACGTCACCGTGCTGCTGTGCGTGGGGCGGCGCGGCGTGCGGAGCAGCATGTGCGTCTACGTGCTCAGCCTGGCCACGGCGGACACCGTCTACCTGCTCGGGGGGCCGTTCTTCCTGGCCTCCTTCCTGGTGCAACCGAGATGG GTGTTTGGTGACGTGGGGTGCCGGCTGATAGTGGGCTTAGACACGCTGACCATGCTGGCCAGTATCTTCACCCTGACGGCGATGAGTGCCGACCGGTTCTACGCCGTGATGTACCCCACGCAGGCCATCTCAGAGGGGATCCAGATCACCAGTAAATCCCGCTGGATCACGTGCGCAGTGTGGATCGCCGCCCTGCTCATCACCCTGCCCTGGAGCGTCTGCATGAGTCTGCACGAGTCGGAGCAGGGGGGAGAGCTGGTGGAGGTCTGTCTGCTCAGCTGGCCAAGCGAGGTAGGTTACGGGTAG